A stretch of the Jeotgalibacillus haloalkalitolerans genome encodes the following:
- a CDS encoding carbohydrate binding domain-containing protein: MLKKSSALLLVFSLSMSSFAGTGFAKKDTVNLKDDVLSNEVIKGDLHITPAAGKNITLDNVSVEGTVYIKGKAPESLTIHNSSLQTLSVKTSSHETSFTVSGDSIIENTLFDGNGSLTENELTADGFKGVSLLNGSSLELSGEFTAVTAEGKNKGQSKQLNQLSVDGVIDQLILNALTDVDHPLDSLIKSLHVSTLAAGSSLNGDGVIEDAELETALELNGVSTQNPEDFVSPWSLIWQDEFNGTEIDRSKWDFEIGNGFYDANGTFVPGWGNNEKQYYTDRPENAKTEDGNLVITAREEEYEGFSYTSARLRTKGLFAKTYGKFEMKASLPTGKGYWPAFWMLPEEDRYGGWAASGEIDILEAQGSNPHHAIGTIHYGETWPNNKYTGAEYTFPDGSTIADEHVYSVEWEPGEIRWYVDGVLTQTQNNWYSKEQNAAANHTYPAPFDQPFHMLLNLAIGGNFDGDPTEDTMFPQSMNVDYVRVYDLTGRPYQTPELPEVVAEPLPEDAKLPLEDGNLVYNNDFTEDTGTVKGVEGVPGTDHWYFLALPDFGGQASLSIDELDGRNFAKADIQNGGNQPYAIQLIQDVTIGKGRYYKVSFDAKSASNRDINVKVSGDADRDYSTYSSSESFSLTNEVQPYETVFQMTEETDLKARLEFNLGLSTHPVWIGNVRIEETTAPEIDPDASKSPLKNGNLIYNGTFDQGFPDRLLYWNVLNASSDDAVSVDPERRVLTVNDSDAQLVQKGIQLQSESPYELALEVKADQSDVQIELLSEDGSTVYASEVISADEEWSTQNVAFTMPDITDLNAQFVVSFGGEGNVELDNLSLKRVGGPAGETPIKNGTFDGSLEPWVSYFHWDAAPSSLQLVNDQALIQIGQQSAEPWGVQLYQENLSLLPGKPYTLKFDASSTVDRKMEVTVEDAAYARSLSEVVELTADQQTYEFTFTPATQQALSLKFLLGKIAGESNDAHEVKIDNVTLE; the protein is encoded by the coding sequence ATGTTAAAAAAGAGCAGTGCATTATTGTTAGTCTTCTCGCTATCTATGTCCAGCTTTGCAGGTACCGGTTTTGCAAAGAAAGACACTGTCAACCTGAAAGACGATGTGCTGAGTAATGAGGTCATCAAAGGAGACCTTCATATTACGCCAGCCGCCGGAAAGAATATTACACTCGACAACGTGTCAGTTGAAGGAACGGTTTACATAAAGGGTAAAGCACCAGAGAGTCTGACCATTCACAACTCTTCTTTGCAAACGCTTTCTGTTAAAACGTCTTCTCATGAAACATCATTCACAGTGTCCGGAGATTCAATTATTGAAAACACACTGTTTGACGGAAACGGTTCTCTTACAGAAAATGAACTGACAGCAGACGGTTTTAAAGGCGTTTCGCTACTCAATGGATCATCGCTTGAGCTATCGGGTGAATTCACTGCAGTTACGGCTGAAGGTAAAAACAAAGGCCAATCTAAACAACTGAACCAGCTGTCAGTTGACGGTGTAATCGATCAGTTAATTTTGAATGCGCTTACAGACGTTGACCATCCACTGGACAGCCTGATCAAATCTCTTCACGTCTCAACACTTGCAGCCGGCTCTTCTCTAAATGGCGATGGTGTGATTGAAGATGCTGAGCTTGAAACAGCACTTGAGCTGAATGGTGTATCTACACAAAATCCGGAAGACTTTGTGTCGCCATGGTCACTGATCTGGCAGGACGAATTCAACGGGACTGAAATTGACCGCTCTAAATGGGATTTTGAGATTGGCAACGGCTTCTATGATGCAAACGGAACATTCGTACCGGGATGGGGAAATAATGAAAAGCAGTATTACACTGACCGTCCTGAAAACGCAAAAACGGAAGATGGAAATCTTGTTATTACAGCACGCGAAGAAGAGTATGAAGGTTTTTCATACACATCTGCACGCTTAAGAACCAAAGGACTTTTTGCTAAAACATACGGAAAATTTGAAATGAAGGCCTCACTTCCTACAGGAAAAGGCTACTGGCCGGCATTCTGGATGCTTCCTGAAGAAGATCGTTACGGCGGCTGGGCTGCTTCCGGGGAAATTGATATTTTAGAAGCACAGGGAAGCAACCCTCACCACGCAATTGGTACAATTCACTATGGTGAAACATGGCCAAACAATAAATACACTGGCGCTGAATACACGTTCCCGGATGGTTCAACAATTGCCGATGAACATGTCTATTCAGTTGAATGGGAGCCTGGTGAGATCCGCTGGTATGTAGACGGCGTACTGACACAGACGCAGAACAACTGGTACAGCAAAGAGCAAAATGCTGCTGCAAATCATACGTACCCTGCTCCATTCGATCAGCCGTTCCACATGCTGCTGAACCTTGCAATCGGCGGAAACTTTGATGGTGACCCGACTGAAGATACAATGTTCCCGCAGTCAATGAACGTAGATTACGTACGGGTATATGATCTGACAGGCCGTCCATATCAGACGCCTGAACTGCCTGAAGTTGTGGCAGAGCCGCTTCCAGAAGATGCGAAGCTGCCGCTAGAAGACGGTAACCTTGTTTATAACAATGACTTCACTGAAGACACTGGCACTGTAAAAGGTGTTGAAGGTGTCCCAGGAACTGATCACTGGTACTTCCTTGCACTTCCTGACTTTGGCGGACAGGCTTCCCTTTCAATTGATGAGCTTGATGGCCGCAATTTTGCAAAGGCAGACATTCAAAACGGCGGTAATCAGCCTTATGCGATTCAGCTGATCCAGGACGTTACAATCGGAAAAGGACGTTATTACAAAGTCAGCTTTGATGCAAAGTCTGCAAGCAACCGTGATATCAATGTCAAAGTGAGTGGAGACGCTGATCGAGATTATTCAACTTACTCAAGCAGTGAATCTTTCTCGCTGACAAATGAAGTACAACCCTATGAAACTGTCTTCCAGATGACAGAAGAAACAGACCTGAAAGCACGCCTTGAATTTAACCTGGGTCTGTCAACACATCCAGTCTGGATCGGCAATGTCAGAATTGAAGAAACAACAGCACCGGAAATTGATCCGGATGCTTCAAAGTCACCGCTTAAAAACGGAAATCTGATCTATAACGGAACATTTGATCAGGGCTTCCCTGACAGACTCCTTTATTGGAATGTGTTAAATGCATCTTCTGACGATGCAGTATCAGTAGACCCTGAGCGCCGCGTTCTGACAGTGAACGACTCTGATGCTCAGCTTGTTCAAAAAGGCATTCAGCTGCAAAGCGAGAGCCCTTATGAACTGGCACTTGAAGTAAAAGCTGATCAAAGCGACGTTCAAATTGAACTGCTCAGCGAAGATGGTTCGACCGTTTATGCAAGCGAAGTTATTTCAGCTGACGAGGAATGGTCAACACAGAATGTAGCATTCACAATGCCTGATATCACTGACCTGAATGCACAATTTGTTGTTTCATTTGGTGGAGAAGGCAATGTTGAACTTGATAACCTTTCACTGAAAAGAGTTGGTGGTCCTGCAGGTGAGACACCAATTAAGAATGGAACATTTGATGGAAGTCTTGAGCCTTGGGTGTCATACTTTCATTGGGATGCAGCTCCAAGCAGTTTGCAGCTTGTTAATGATCAGGCGCTGATCCAGATTGGACAGCAGAGTGCTGAACCATGGGGCGTTCAGCTGTATCAGGAGAACCTGTCACTGCTTCCTGGAAAACCTTATACGCTGAAGTTTGATGCAAGTTCTACTGTTGACCGGAAGATGGAAGTGACAGTTGAAGATGCTGCATATGCCCGTTCATTATCTGAGGTCGTGGAGCTGACAGCTGATCAGCAGACATATGAATTCACATTTACTCCGGCAACTCAGCAGGCGCTCAGCCTGAAGTTCCTGTTAGGTAAAATTGCAGGTGAATCAAATGATGCGCATGAAGTGAAGATTGATAATGTAACATTGGAATAG
- a CDS encoding acyl-CoA dehydrogenase family protein has translation MYDFTKTDAQKRMLADLNRLIPSFKKREHLLDEPNAYPEKNIKELIDLGYSKLTLPKEFGGQGEGLYELVLGQEAIAKGSGATALSMGWHTGTLLEFSERRHWKKEAADFILEKIKDGAIVNTAATEKGAGSPARGALPKTTAVKTASGWEITGEKSYTSLAPMLDYIFVTAVIDGTDQVATFILPGDAEGVSIRESWDSIGMHGTASHDLVLEKVEVPERYMLKDGAGAGAKPPMSWLLHIPACYIGIAGAALEDATSFAASYEPASLGEPIGSLPNVQEKLGDLQVKLLSARQVLYHTAESYERAENKEDVRVLLSSAKVHVTNAAIEIVEKSMRIVGPQSMSASSPMQRYYRDVRMGLHNPPMEDMVKGQFGKKMVDQ, from the coding sequence GTGTACGATTTTACAAAAACAGATGCGCAGAAGAGAATGCTGGCTGACCTTAACAGACTCATTCCTTCATTTAAAAAGCGTGAACACTTACTTGATGAACCGAATGCTTATCCTGAGAAAAATATTAAAGAATTAATAGACCTGGGCTATTCAAAGCTGACGCTGCCAAAGGAATTCGGCGGTCAGGGAGAGGGGCTTTATGAGCTTGTGCTCGGTCAGGAAGCGATTGCTAAAGGGAGCGGTGCAACGGCATTATCTATGGGCTGGCACACCGGCACCCTGCTTGAATTCAGTGAGAGGCGCCACTGGAAAAAAGAAGCAGCAGATTTTATTTTGGAAAAGATCAAAGATGGTGCGATTGTAAACACTGCTGCGACTGAAAAGGGTGCCGGCAGTCCTGCAAGAGGGGCATTGCCGAAAACGACGGCAGTGAAAACCGCTTCAGGATGGGAGATTACCGGTGAGAAATCCTATACCTCCCTTGCGCCAATGCTTGACTATATTTTCGTGACAGCTGTGATTGATGGGACAGATCAGGTCGCAACCTTCATCCTACCGGGTGATGCTGAAGGTGTGTCAATCAGAGAGTCGTGGGACAGTATCGGTATGCACGGAACCGCCAGTCATGATCTCGTGCTGGAGAAGGTTGAAGTGCCTGAGCGTTATATGCTCAAGGATGGTGCAGGAGCTGGTGCCAAGCCGCCAATGAGCTGGCTGCTTCATATTCCTGCCTGCTATATTGGAATCGCCGGCGCAGCACTTGAAGATGCCACGTCTTTTGCAGCATCTTATGAACCGGCTTCGCTCGGAGAACCGATCGGAAGCCTTCCGAATGTGCAGGAAAAGCTCGGTGATCTGCAGGTGAAGCTGCTAAGTGCGAGACAGGTGCTTTATCATACAGCTGAAAGCTATGAGCGTGCGGAAAATAAAGAGGATGTACGAGTACTATTGAGCTCAGCAAAAGTACATGTGACCAATGCAGCGATTGAGATTGTTGAAAAGTCGATGAGAATTGTCGGGCCGCAGAGTATGTCTGCCTCAAGTCCGATGCAGCGCTATTACCGCGACGTGCGGATGGGGCTTCATAACCCGCCGATGGAGGATATGGTCAAAGGACAGTTTGGGAAGAAGATGGTGGATCAGTGA